The following are encoded in a window of Corythoichthys intestinalis isolate RoL2023-P3 chromosome 8, ASM3026506v1, whole genome shotgun sequence genomic DNA:
- the LOC130920932 gene encoding putative methyltransferase NSUN7 isoform X3 — MYLQRNRLGINQDLLEEMMMDSRFHTSQHIPSDLLPLAMVMLCNFRDRSFMPREGSTNGEEPQQEVRDLECRLRKCKTKLAASLARCRVKHGLRSASGFLPQPVRSKQQQARRIPCYAWVSTYKTSVEEVCEKLRLSGMSEVDHIEEVSESTFSRDPFCEDTLVLPQNLLTSLHLNHLIADHMLNVQDRSTCLAASALRPLLPDKADVLVAGSFSALTVAHVATMAVASSSNVLVCSADHTASQLNDLQELLKQMDVKNVRLLPDAFFSLNEWDFSIEHLKVIMVFPQCSLSALCDPVDTIFNEHGDWNLLQDLSRGSVSQSKIKKLTIQQAKLLAHALTFPQVQNILYCTRSVYSEENEKLVNSVLEKIRTPSKLLPFRVNEPIFPEDSQSGDMTSNKYFRLEPSPLTNGCFLACLCRQADPTKVETVQEVLARAAAKGLLDRLFPGQEKVKKKKSKTNPMGNLDQDEDKVEGQGKKEGTEGGRKKGLKKRLKRKIKPNHIKVVPKQYSAGHKKRKKKATKQTHRKRRIIKRKTRKFPRLTLALISSSKPYQHIFPAATKQESPTSSPKKDPNPARKMGQHTQAKKATKSLTGQAEGPVRSYMEEMANIRASTSQVLTSPLTYSILNSESETYLMHASVSTNSASKHAYRCTSSSTMSSLNSI, encoded by the exons ATGTACTTGCAGAGAAACCGATTAGGCATCA ACCAAGATTTACTAGAAGAAATGATGATGGACAGTCGCTTCCACACGTCACAGCATATT CCCAGCGATCTACTGCCACTTGCAATGGTGATGCTGTGCAACTTCCGGGATCGAAGCTTTATGCCGCGCGAGGGTTCAACAAATGGGGAGGAGCCCCAGCAAGAAGTGAGAGACCTAGAGTGCAGGCTACGCAA GTGTAAAACCAAGTTGGCCGCCTCTCTAGCCCGCTGCAGGGTCAAACATGGCCTGCGCAGTGCTTCCGGCTTCCTGCCACAGCCTGTGAGGAGCAAACAACAGCAAGCGAGACGTATTCCTTGTTATGCATGGGTCAGCACTTACAAAACCAG TGTGGAGGAAGTTTGTGAGAAGTTGCGGCTCAGCGGAATGTCTGAGGTGGACCACATTGAAGAAGTCTCTGAATCAACGTTCAGCAGAGACCCCTTTTGTGAGGACACACTTGTCCTACCCCAAAATTTGCTCACCTCTCTGCATCTCAACCACCTCATTGCTGATCACATGCTTAACGTGCAG GACAGAAGCACGTGCTTAGCAGCAAGCGCACTTCGGCCCCTCTTACCGGACAAGGCTGACGTCTTGGTGGCAGGATCCTTCTCAGCTCTAACTGTGGCCCATGTGGCCACCATGGCAGTTGCAAGTTCCAGCAATGTGCTGGTGTGTAGCGCTGACCACACTGCATCACAGCTTAATGACCTACAGGAGCTACTAAAACAAATGGATGTGAAAA ATGTGCGCCTCCTGCCTGACGCGTTTTTCAGTCTGAATGAGTGGGATTTCAGCATTGAGCACTTAAAGGTCATCATGGTGTTTCCTCAGTGCTCATTGTCCGCTCTCTGTGATCCTGTGGATACCATCTTTAATGAACATGGAG actggaATCTTCTACAGGACCTGTCACGTGGTTCTGTGTCCCAGAGCAAAATAAAGAAACTTACGATTCAGCAAGCTAAACTACTGGCCCACGCCTTAACCT TCCCACAGGTTCAGAACATTCTTTACTGCACACGTTCAGTGTATAGCGAGGAAAATGAGAAGCTGGTGAATAGTGTGTTGGAAAAAATACGCACACCCTCCAAACTGCTGCCATTCAG GGTGAATGAACCCATTTTCCCTGAAGACAGTCAGTCAGGAGACATGACATCCAACAAGTACTTCAGGCTGGAACCCTCTCCGCTCACAAATGGATGCTTTTTGGCCTGTTTGTGTCGACAG GCGGATCCAACCAAGGTGGAAACAGTTCAGGAAGTGTTGGCGAGAGCAGCAGCCAAAGGCCTACTGGACAGACTCTTCCCTGGACAAGAGAAGgtaaagaagaagaaaagcaAAACGAAtccaatgggaaatttggaccagGATGAAGACAAAGTTGAAGGACAGGGGAAAAAGGAGGGAACAGAGGGAGGACGCAAGAAAGGGCTCAAGAAAAGACTTAAGCGTAAGATCAAGCCGAACCACATCAAGGTGGTCCCTAAGCAATATTCAGCGGGTCACAAGAAGAGAAAGAAGAAAGCAACAAAACAGACGCATCGCAAGAGGCGGATCATCAAGCGCAAAACAAGAAAGTTCCCTCGTCTGACACTTGCGCTGATATCTTCTTCCAAACCTTACCAACATATCTTCCCGGCAGCAACCAAGCAGGAATCACCCACGTCTTCTCCGAAAAAAGACCCCAACCCTGCCAGAAAAATGGGACAACACACACAAGCCAAGAAGGCAACCAAATCACTAACCGGTCAAGCAGAAGGTCCAGTGAGGAGCTACATGGAGGAAATGGCCAACATAAGAGCTTCGACGTCGCAAGTTTTGACCTCGCCACTGACTTACAGCATTCTGAACAGCGAGAGTGAGACATACCTCATGCATGCATCAGTCTCGACAAATTCGGCATCCAAGCATGCTTACAGGTGTACTTCATCATCAACCATGTCAAGTTTAAACTCCATTTAA
- the LOC130920932 gene encoding putative methyltransferase NSUN7 isoform X2 codes for MEEKEALSSLPLTPAIPVNDIATPSDQAFLQAAAIFQHVLAEKPIRHQYVHYEKKTDIASLPESGDKTTAQQALQLVFSTLKYQDLLEEMMMDSRFHTSQHIPSDLLPLAMVMLCNFRDRSFMPREGSTNGEEPQQEVRDLECRLRKCKTKLAASLARCRVKHGLRSASGFLPQPVRSKQQQARRIPCYAWVSTYKTSVEEVCEKLRLSGMSEVDHIEEVSESTFSRDPFCEDTLVLPQNLLTSLHLNHLIADHMLNVQDRSTCLAASALRPLLPDKADVLVAGSFSALTVAHVATMAVASSSNVLVCSADHTASQLNDLQELLKQMDVKNVRLLPDAFFSLNEWDFSIEHLKVIMVFPQCSLSALCDPVDTIFNEHGDWNLLQDLSRGSVSQSKIKKLTIQQAKLLAHALTFPQVQNILYCTRSVYSEENEKLVNSVLEKIRTPSKLLPFRVNEPIFPEDSQSGDMTSNKYFRLEPSPLTNGCFLACLCRQADPTKVETVQEVLARAAAKGLLDRLFPGQEKVKKKKSKTNPMGNLDQDEDKVEGQGKKEGTEGGRKKGLKKRLKRKIKPNHIKVVPKQYSAGHKKRKKKATKQTHRKRRIIKRKTRKFPRLTLALISSSKPYQHIFPAATKQESPTSSPKKDPNPARKMGQHTQAKKATKSLTGQAEGPVRSYMEEMANIRASTSQVLTSPLTYSILNSERKPEAVCLTAEAKMRMDAATRQ; via the exons ATGGAGGAAAAGGAGGCACTTAGCTCTCTACCTCTTACACCAG CTATCCCTGTCAATGACATCGCTACTCCATCAGACCAAGCCTTCCTGCAGGCGGCGGCCATCTTCCAACATGTACTTGCAGAGAAACCGATTAGGCATCAGTATGTGCATTATGAAAAGAAGACGGACATAGCGTCACTGCCGGAGAGCGGGGACAAAACAACTGCGCAACAAGCCTTGCAGCTGGTGTTTAGCACCCTCAAAT ACCAAGATTTACTAGAAGAAATGATGATGGACAGTCGCTTCCACACGTCACAGCATATT CCCAGCGATCTACTGCCACTTGCAATGGTGATGCTGTGCAACTTCCGGGATCGAAGCTTTATGCCGCGCGAGGGTTCAACAAATGGGGAGGAGCCCCAGCAAGAAGTGAGAGACCTAGAGTGCAGGCTACGCAA GTGTAAAACCAAGTTGGCCGCCTCTCTAGCCCGCTGCAGGGTCAAACATGGCCTGCGCAGTGCTTCCGGCTTCCTGCCACAGCCTGTGAGGAGCAAACAACAGCAAGCGAGACGTATTCCTTGTTATGCATGGGTCAGCACTTACAAAACCAG TGTGGAGGAAGTTTGTGAGAAGTTGCGGCTCAGCGGAATGTCTGAGGTGGACCACATTGAAGAAGTCTCTGAATCAACGTTCAGCAGAGACCCCTTTTGTGAGGACACACTTGTCCTACCCCAAAATTTGCTCACCTCTCTGCATCTCAACCACCTCATTGCTGATCACATGCTTAACGTGCAG GACAGAAGCACGTGCTTAGCAGCAAGCGCACTTCGGCCCCTCTTACCGGACAAGGCTGACGTCTTGGTGGCAGGATCCTTCTCAGCTCTAACTGTGGCCCATGTGGCCACCATGGCAGTTGCAAGTTCCAGCAATGTGCTGGTGTGTAGCGCTGACCACACTGCATCACAGCTTAATGACCTACAGGAGCTACTAAAACAAATGGATGTGAAAA ATGTGCGCCTCCTGCCTGACGCGTTTTTCAGTCTGAATGAGTGGGATTTCAGCATTGAGCACTTAAAGGTCATCATGGTGTTTCCTCAGTGCTCATTGTCCGCTCTCTGTGATCCTGTGGATACCATCTTTAATGAACATGGAG actggaATCTTCTACAGGACCTGTCACGTGGTTCTGTGTCCCAGAGCAAAATAAAGAAACTTACGATTCAGCAAGCTAAACTACTGGCCCACGCCTTAACCT TCCCACAGGTTCAGAACATTCTTTACTGCACACGTTCAGTGTATAGCGAGGAAAATGAGAAGCTGGTGAATAGTGTGTTGGAAAAAATACGCACACCCTCCAAACTGCTGCCATTCAG GGTGAATGAACCCATTTTCCCTGAAGACAGTCAGTCAGGAGACATGACATCCAACAAGTACTTCAGGCTGGAACCCTCTCCGCTCACAAATGGATGCTTTTTGGCCTGTTTGTGTCGACAG GCGGATCCAACCAAGGTGGAAACAGTTCAGGAAGTGTTGGCGAGAGCAGCAGCCAAAGGCCTACTGGACAGACTCTTCCCTGGACAAGAGAAGgtaaagaagaagaaaagcaAAACGAAtccaatgggaaatttggaccagGATGAAGACAAAGTTGAAGGACAGGGGAAAAAGGAGGGAACAGAGGGAGGACGCAAGAAAGGGCTCAAGAAAAGACTTAAGCGTAAGATCAAGCCGAACCACATCAAGGTGGTCCCTAAGCAATATTCAGCGGGTCACAAGAAGAGAAAGAAGAAAGCAACAAAACAGACGCATCGCAAGAGGCGGATCATCAAGCGCAAAACAAGAAAGTTCCCTCGTCTGACACTTGCGCTGATATCTTCTTCCAAACCTTACCAACATATCTTCCCGGCAGCAACCAAGCAGGAATCACCCACGTCTTCTCCGAAAAAAGACCCCAACCCTGCCAGAAAAATGGGACAACACACACAAGCCAAGAAGGCAACCAAATCACTAACCGGTCAAGCAGAAGGTCCAGTGAGGAGCTACATGGAGGAAATGGCCAACATAAGAGCTTCGACGTCGCAAGTTTTGACCTCGCCACTGACTTACAGCATTCTGAACAGCGAGA gaaaacccgaggcAGTCTGTCTGACAGCTGAAGCTAAaatgaggatggatgctgcaacaagacaatga
- the LOC130920932 gene encoding putative methyltransferase NSUN7 isoform X1, translating into MEEKEALSSLPLTPAIPVNDIATPSDQAFLQAAAIFQHVLAEKPIRHQYVHYEKKTDIASLPESGDKTTAQQALQLVFSTLKYQDLLEEMMMDSRFHTSQHIPSDLLPLAMVMLCNFRDRSFMPREGSTNGEEPQQEVRDLECRLRKCKTKLAASLARCRVKHGLRSASGFLPQPVRSKQQQARRIPCYAWVSTYKTSVEEVCEKLRLSGMSEVDHIEEVSESTFSRDPFCEDTLVLPQNLLTSLHLNHLIADHMLNVQDRSTCLAASALRPLLPDKADVLVAGSFSALTVAHVATMAVASSSNVLVCSADHTASQLNDLQELLKQMDVKNVRLLPDAFFSLNEWDFSIEHLKVIMVFPQCSLSALCDPVDTIFNEHGDWNLLQDLSRGSVSQSKIKKLTIQQAKLLAHALTFPQVQNILYCTRSVYSEENEKLVNSVLEKIRTPSKLLPFRVNEPIFPEDSQSGDMTSNKYFRLEPSPLTNGCFLACLCRQADPTKVETVQEVLARAAAKGLLDRLFPGQEKVKKKKSKTNPMGNLDQDEDKVEGQGKKEGTEGGRKKGLKKRLKRKIKPNHIKVVPKQYSAGHKKRKKKATKQTHRKRRIIKRKTRKFPRLTLALISSSKPYQHIFPAATKQESPTSSPKKDPNPARKMGQHTQAKKATKSLTGQAEGPVRSYMEEMANIRASTSQVLTSPLTYSILNSESETYLMHASVSTNSASKHAYRCTSSSTMSSLNSI; encoded by the exons ATGGAGGAAAAGGAGGCACTTAGCTCTCTACCTCTTACACCAG CTATCCCTGTCAATGACATCGCTACTCCATCAGACCAAGCCTTCCTGCAGGCGGCGGCCATCTTCCAACATGTACTTGCAGAGAAACCGATTAGGCATCAGTATGTGCATTATGAAAAGAAGACGGACATAGCGTCACTGCCGGAGAGCGGGGACAAAACAACTGCGCAACAAGCCTTGCAGCTGGTGTTTAGCACCCTCAAAT ACCAAGATTTACTAGAAGAAATGATGATGGACAGTCGCTTCCACACGTCACAGCATATT CCCAGCGATCTACTGCCACTTGCAATGGTGATGCTGTGCAACTTCCGGGATCGAAGCTTTATGCCGCGCGAGGGTTCAACAAATGGGGAGGAGCCCCAGCAAGAAGTGAGAGACCTAGAGTGCAGGCTACGCAA GTGTAAAACCAAGTTGGCCGCCTCTCTAGCCCGCTGCAGGGTCAAACATGGCCTGCGCAGTGCTTCCGGCTTCCTGCCACAGCCTGTGAGGAGCAAACAACAGCAAGCGAGACGTATTCCTTGTTATGCATGGGTCAGCACTTACAAAACCAG TGTGGAGGAAGTTTGTGAGAAGTTGCGGCTCAGCGGAATGTCTGAGGTGGACCACATTGAAGAAGTCTCTGAATCAACGTTCAGCAGAGACCCCTTTTGTGAGGACACACTTGTCCTACCCCAAAATTTGCTCACCTCTCTGCATCTCAACCACCTCATTGCTGATCACATGCTTAACGTGCAG GACAGAAGCACGTGCTTAGCAGCAAGCGCACTTCGGCCCCTCTTACCGGACAAGGCTGACGTCTTGGTGGCAGGATCCTTCTCAGCTCTAACTGTGGCCCATGTGGCCACCATGGCAGTTGCAAGTTCCAGCAATGTGCTGGTGTGTAGCGCTGACCACACTGCATCACAGCTTAATGACCTACAGGAGCTACTAAAACAAATGGATGTGAAAA ATGTGCGCCTCCTGCCTGACGCGTTTTTCAGTCTGAATGAGTGGGATTTCAGCATTGAGCACTTAAAGGTCATCATGGTGTTTCCTCAGTGCTCATTGTCCGCTCTCTGTGATCCTGTGGATACCATCTTTAATGAACATGGAG actggaATCTTCTACAGGACCTGTCACGTGGTTCTGTGTCCCAGAGCAAAATAAAGAAACTTACGATTCAGCAAGCTAAACTACTGGCCCACGCCTTAACCT TCCCACAGGTTCAGAACATTCTTTACTGCACACGTTCAGTGTATAGCGAGGAAAATGAGAAGCTGGTGAATAGTGTGTTGGAAAAAATACGCACACCCTCCAAACTGCTGCCATTCAG GGTGAATGAACCCATTTTCCCTGAAGACAGTCAGTCAGGAGACATGACATCCAACAAGTACTTCAGGCTGGAACCCTCTCCGCTCACAAATGGATGCTTTTTGGCCTGTTTGTGTCGACAG GCGGATCCAACCAAGGTGGAAACAGTTCAGGAAGTGTTGGCGAGAGCAGCAGCCAAAGGCCTACTGGACAGACTCTTCCCTGGACAAGAGAAGgtaaagaagaagaaaagcaAAACGAAtccaatgggaaatttggaccagGATGAAGACAAAGTTGAAGGACAGGGGAAAAAGGAGGGAACAGAGGGAGGACGCAAGAAAGGGCTCAAGAAAAGACTTAAGCGTAAGATCAAGCCGAACCACATCAAGGTGGTCCCTAAGCAATATTCAGCGGGTCACAAGAAGAGAAAGAAGAAAGCAACAAAACAGACGCATCGCAAGAGGCGGATCATCAAGCGCAAAACAAGAAAGTTCCCTCGTCTGACACTTGCGCTGATATCTTCTTCCAAACCTTACCAACATATCTTCCCGGCAGCAACCAAGCAGGAATCACCCACGTCTTCTCCGAAAAAAGACCCCAACCCTGCCAGAAAAATGGGACAACACACACAAGCCAAGAAGGCAACCAAATCACTAACCGGTCAAGCAGAAGGTCCAGTGAGGAGCTACATGGAGGAAATGGCCAACATAAGAGCTTCGACGTCGCAAGTTTTGACCTCGCCACTGACTTACAGCATTCTGAACAGCGAGAGTGAGACATACCTCATGCATGCATCAGTCTCGACAAATTCGGCATCCAAGCATGCTTACAGGTGTACTTCATCATCAACCATGTCAAGTTTAAACTCCATTTAA